Proteins from a genomic interval of bacterium:
- a CDS encoding polysaccharide deacetylase family protein — translation MSALLHRPPAWRPLLQPGLWRLPRRLAWLGGSGRVLLTFDDGPGPATAEAARLLEAAGARALFFLVAGRLPEDPARPATADEEQALAITRALLAAGHLPAVHGLSHRRLGLLPPAVVRRDLARAAGRLAAACGLPPIFQRPPYGNWTPWLSRVSRRLGLEPVFWSLNPADYRAPRPDALVSRVLELARPGDILLLHCSGPGQESTRAALPAILAGLRGKGLSPLDPMALLEDAHA, via the coding sequence ATGAGCGCCCTGCTGCACCGGCCGCCCGCCTGGCGCCCCCTCCTTCAGCCCGGGCTGTGGCGCCTGCCCCGGCGCCTGGCCTGGCTGGGCGGCAGCGGTCGCGTCCTCCTCACCTTCGATGACGGACCCGGACCGGCCACGGCTGAGGCGGCCCGTCTGCTGGAGGCGGCGGGGGCGCGCGCGCTCTTCTTCCTCGTGGCCGGCCGCCTGCCCGAGGATCCGGCCCGCCCCGCCACGGCGGACGAGGAGCAGGCCCTGGCCATCACCCGCGCCCTGCTGGCCGCCGGCCACCTCCCCGCCGTGCATGGCCTCAGCCATCGGCGCCTGGGCCTGCTGCCGCCTGCCGTCGTGCGCCGCGACCTGGCCCGCGCCGCCGGACGCCTGGCCGCCGCCTGCGGCCTGCCGCCGATCTTCCAGCGGCCGCCCTACGGCAACTGGACGCCCTGGCTCAGCCGCGTCTCGCGCCGTCTGGGCCTGGAGCCCGTCTTCTGGAGCCTCAATCCCGCCGACTACCGCGCCCCGCGCCCGGACGCGCTCGTCAGCCGGGTGCTGGAGCTGGCGCGCCCGGGGGACATCCTGCTTCTGCACTGCAGCGGCCCGGGCCAGGAGTCGACGCGGGCCGCCCTGCCGGCCATCCTGGCCGGTTTGCGCGGCAAGGGGCTGAGTCCGCTTGATCCCATGGCCCTGCTGGAGGACGCCCATGCCTGA
- a CDS encoding glycosyltransferase: MPEWLLLPPGWPRALALVVAAGILIMIWLRRAWLEELVEEGSDRAAAERSAPAAGGEPQRSLLIVARNEEEALPGLLQDLDRLLARDPALEIMLADDQSTDGTRPLLEAFCADAERHGRVRLLPAEPGRRGKPAWLRHGVDQCRGRQVLFSDADCRLPAGWSLALGALLDEGLIAVGGLVLLEGGATPDPAARWQRLHWLLLSGMGALLSARMHQAAPSLWGANLAFDRAAVDKLGGYARLAAVDSGEDLAFARALARLGAPHRLAAFPLDSRVRTRPETWAGSARQLARWLAGLPRLAPLHLSLVLGAAAWLGALAAILLLRPILGLVLGGAAVLSLSALLDELAARLREERPAASETALYLAAWPLVALLALWHGLRGTTGWRRPA; encoded by the coding sequence ATGCCTGAGTGGCTGCTGCTGCCTCCCGGCTGGCCCCGCGCCCTGGCGCTGGTCGTGGCGGCGGGCATCCTCATCATGATCTGGCTGCGCCGCGCCTGGCTCGAGGAACTGGTGGAAGAGGGGAGCGACCGGGCTGCCGCGGAGAGGAGCGCGCCGGCGGCAGGCGGGGAGCCGCAGCGCAGCCTGCTCATCGTCGCCCGCAATGAAGAGGAAGCGCTGCCCGGCCTGCTGCAGGACTTGGACCGGCTGCTGGCGAGGGATCCCGCCCTCGAGATCATGCTGGCGGACGACCAGTCGACGGACGGCACGCGCCCCCTGCTCGAGGCATTCTGCGCCGATGCGGAGCGTCACGGGCGCGTCCGGCTCCTGCCGGCCGAACCCGGCCGCCGCGGCAAGCCCGCCTGGCTGCGCCACGGCGTTGATCAATGCCGGGGCCGGCAGGTGCTCTTCAGCGACGCCGACTGCCGGCTGCCGGCCGGCTGGAGCCTGGCCCTGGGCGCCCTCCTCGACGAAGGGCTGATCGCGGTGGGTGGCCTCGTGCTGCTGGAAGGAGGCGCCACGCCAGACCCCGCCGCGCGCTGGCAGCGCCTCCACTGGCTGCTCCTCTCGGGCATGGGCGCTCTCCTCTCGGCCCGCATGCACCAGGCGGCGCCCTCGCTCTGGGGGGCCAACCTTGCCTTCGACCGCGCCGCCGTGGACAAACTGGGCGGTTATGCCCGACTGGCCGCCGTGGACAGCGGGGAGGATCTGGCCTTTGCCCGGGCGCTGGCCCGCCTCGGGGCGCCTCATCGCCTCGCCGCCTTTCCCCTCGACAGCCGGGTGCGCACCAGGCCCGAGACGTGGGCGGGCAGCGCCCGCCAACTGGCCCGCTGGTTGGCCGGCCTGCCCCGCCTGGCGCCGCTCCATCTGAGCCTGGTCCTGGGAGCCGCGGCCTGGCTGGGTGCCCTCGCCGCCATCCTCCTCCTGCGGCCCATCCTGGGCCTGGTGCTGGGCGGCGCCGCCGTGCTCAGCCTCTCCGCCCTGCTGGACGAGCTGGCCGCCCGCCTGCGCGAGGAGCGGCCCGCCGCCTCCGAGACGGCCCTCTACCTGGCCGCTTGGCCGCTGGTGGCCCTCCTCGCCCTCTGGCATGGCCTGCGCGGCACCACCGGCTGGAGGCGCCCCGCATGA